CGCATGGCCCTGCTCCGCGACCTGGAGCGCAAGTACGGGGACGACGAGGCGGCCGTGCTCGCCTTCGCCGCCGAGGCGGCCGACCGGCTGGCCGAGCTGGAGGGCGGGACGCTGCGCTCGGAGGCCCTGGAGGCCGAGGCCGCCCAGCTCCGGCGCGAGCTGGCCGCGACCGGGGCCGCCCTCACCGCGGCCCGGCAGGAGGCGGCCGCCCGCCTCGGCCAGGCCCTCCTGGTCGAGCTGGCCGACCTGGCCATGCCCAGCGCCCGGGTGGTGGTCGCGGTCGAGCAGGACCCCGACGACGCCGGCCTGGAGGTCGGCGACCGCCGCCTGGCCGCCACCGAGGACGGCCTCGACCGGGTCGACCTGCGCCTGGCCGCCCACCCGGGGGCGCCCCTGCGCCCGCTCGGCCGGGCCGCCTCCGGAGGCGAGCTGTCCCGGGTGATGCTGGCCCTGCGGGTCGTGCTCGCCGGGATCGACCGCACCCCGACCCTGGTCTTCGACGAGGTCGACGCCGGGGTGGGGGGCCGCACCGCCGCCGCCGTGGGCCGCCGCCTGGCCCAGCTCGCCCGCCGCCACCAGGTGCTGGTCGTCACCCACCTGCCCCAGATCGCGGCCCACGCCGACCGCCACTTCACCGTCGAGAAGACCTCCTCGGACGGTACCACCAGCACCGACGTCCGCCTGCTGGACGACGCCGGCCGGGTCGGGGAGCTGTCGCGGATGCTGGCCGGCATGGAGGGCTCGGGCCTCGCCCAGGCCCACGCCGAGGAGCTGCTGGCGGCGGCCACCGCGGACAAGAACGGCGGTGAGGCGCCGTGAAGCTCCGCCCGCCCTGGCCCCGGCGCGAGCCGCCCGCCGCTACCACCGAGCCGACCGGGCTGTGCGGCCCGGCCCGGCTCGACCGGCGCACCAAGAACCTGGTCAAGCGGCTGAAGCCGGGCGACGTGGCCGTGATCGACCATGTCGACATCGACCGGGTGGCGGCCGAGACCCTGGTCGAGCGGGCTCCGGTGGTGGTCGTCAACGCCGCCCAGAGCATCACCGGCCGCTACCCGAACGCCGGCCCGGCCGTCCTCGTCGAGGCCGGCATCCCGCTGCTGGACGCGGCCGGCCAGGCCATCTTCGGCGTCCAGGAGGGGGCGCTGCTCGAGGTCGACTCCGACGGGGTGGTCCGCCTGGACGGCGCCGAGGTGGCCAGGGGCGAGTGGCTCCACCCCGAGGACGTCCGCAAGCGGATGGACGCGGCCAAGGACAACCTGGCCAGCGCCCTCGAGGACTTCACCCTCAACACCCTCTCCTACGTGCGCCGCGACCGCGACCTGCTGCTGGAGGGGCTGGATGTCCCGGCCCTCAAGACCCGCCTGCGGGACCGGCACGTGCTGGTGGTGGTGCGCGGCCACGACTACAAGAAGGACCTGTCGACCCTGCGCGGCTACATCCAGGAGTTCCGCCCGGCCCTCATCGGGGTCGACGGCGGCGCCGACGCCCTGCTCGAGGTCGGCCTCAAGCCGGACCTGATCCTGGGCGACATGGACTCGGTCACCAACGAGGCCCTCACCTCGGGGGCCGAGATCGTCGTCCACGCCTACCCCGACGGCCGCGCCCCCGGCAAGGAGCGGGTCGAGGCCCTGGGGCTGGAGCCGCTGGTCCTGCCCGGGGCCGGGACCAGCGAGGACATGGCCATGCTGCTCGCCTATGA
The sequence above is a segment of the Actinomycetota bacterium genome. Coding sequences within it:
- a CDS encoding DNA repair protein RecN, which produces RMALLRDLERKYGDDEAAVLAFAAEAADRLAELEGGTLRSEALEAEAAQLRRELAATGAALTAARQEAAARLGQALLVELADLAMPSARVVVAVEQDPDDAGLEVGDRRLAATEDGLDRVDLRLAAHPGAPLRPLGRAASGGELSRVMLALRVVLAGIDRTPTLVFDEVDAGVGGRTAAAVGRRLAQLARRHQVLVVTHLPQIAAHADRHFTVEKTSSDGTTSTDVRLLDDAGRVGELSRMLAGMEGSGLAQAHAEELLAAATADKNGGEAP
- the steA gene encoding putative cytokinetic ring protein SteA, which gives rise to MCGPARLDRRTKNLVKRLKPGDVAVIDHVDIDRVAAETLVERAPVVVVNAAQSITGRYPNAGPAVLVEAGIPLLDAAGQAIFGVQEGALLEVDSDGVVRLDGAEVARGEWLHPEDVRKRMDAAKDNLASALEDFTLNTLSYVRRDRDLLLEGLDVPALKTRLRDRHVLVVVRGHDYKKDLSTLRGYIQEFRPALIGVDGGADALLEVGLKPDLILGDMDSVTNEALTSGAEIVVHAYPDGRAPGKERVEALGLEPLVLPGAGTSEDMAMLLAYESGCDLIVAVGSHASMVEFLDKGRPGMASTFLTRLKVGPKLVDAKGVNRLYRQGVRRSDLLFLVAAALAAMLVISLVSEPVRLVWSDLIELLQVFFNRVRSLFV